A window from Telopea speciosissima isolate NSW1024214 ecotype Mountain lineage chromosome 8, Tspe_v1, whole genome shotgun sequence encodes these proteins:
- the LOC122670441 gene encoding F-box protein At5g49610 isoform X1 — protein sequence MSSSYLEKGFFPEEVVLQILSRLPIKSLLRCKSVCKSWRRLLSNKYFIQIYNEVSSKNPMVLVEVIKSFYTKSTFICVDRLMGVSEFSLDFLKDRVKVRASCNGLLCCSSIPNKGVYYVCNPMTREFKLLPRTRERPMTRFHPDDEATLVGLAFNLSTLKFNVVLAGFYRPFGRRPLDSFICLVFDSETNTWRRSVSSRSDEFTHMNKNQVVFVSGSLHWLTSSCLYILVLDLDNDVWRKIPLPAEVIGKGETGSGSRVHLLELGGSLSVIQISEAWMSIWVLKNYEREEWCMVDKVSLRCIKGLVASVFPISQTEEFMLMATQRQILLYHRNNRVWKEMYSVKNAYTYPLWFSAHAFQSTLFSCHQGEE from the coding sequence ATGAGTTCGTCTTATTTAGAAAAGGGGTTCTTTCCGGAAGAAGTTGTTCTTCAAATTCTTTCGAGATTGCCCATTAAATCCCTACTCCGATGCAAGTCTGTTTGTAAGTCTTGGCGCAGATTGCTCTCTAACAAGTATTTTATTCAAATCTACAATGAAGTATCATCTAAGAACCCTATGGTGTTGGTAGAGGTCATCAAATCCTTCTACACCAAATCCACTTTTATCTGTGTGGATAGATTAATGGGTGTCTCCGAGTTCTCTCTGGATTTCTTAAAGGATAGAGTTAAAGTTAGAGCCTCTTGTAATGGGTTATTGTGTTGCTCTAGCATACCCAATAAGGGTGTATATTATGTCTGCAATCCAATGACTCGAGAGTTCAAGCTGCTTCCCAGGACCAGAGAAAGGCCAATGACTCGGTTCCATCCTGACGATGAAGCTACCCTTGTAGGTTTGGCGTTCAATTTATCCACCCTGAAATTCAATGTCGTCTTAGCTGGTTTTTACCGCCCTTTTGGACGTAGGCCGCTTGATTCCTTCATCTGCCTTGTTTTTGATTCGGAGACCAACACATGGAGAAGATCTGTTTCCTCCAGATCTGACGAATTCACCCATATGAACAAGAATCAAGTTGTATTCGTTAGTGGGTCTCTCCACTGGTTGACGTCCAGCTGCTTGTATATCCTTGTGCTTGATTTGGATAATGATGTTTGGAGGAAAATTCCGTTGCCAGCTGAAGTGATCGGTAAAGGTGAGACTGGAAGTGGAAGCAGAGTTCATTTGTTGGAGTTGGGAGGGTCCTTGTCTGTAATTCAGATTTCAGAAGCTTGGATGAGTatatgggttttgaaaaactATGAGAGAGAGGAATGGTGTATGGTGGACAAAGTGAGTCTCAGATGCATCAAAGGACTCGTAGCCAGTGTTTTCCCAATTAGTCAGACTGAGGAATTCATGTTAATGGCGACTCAGAGACAGATCTTGTTATACCACCGGAACAACAGAGTTTGGAAGGAGATGTATTCTGTGAAGAATGCTTATACTTATCCTTTGTGGTTCTCAGCCCATGCTTTCCAGAGCACACTTTTCTCTTGTCATCAAGGTGAAGAATAG
- the LOC122670441 gene encoding F-box protein At5g49610 isoform X2, giving the protein MVLVEVIKSFYTKSTFICVDRLMGVSEFSLDFLKDRVKVRASCNGLLCCSSIPNKGVYYVCNPMTREFKLLPRTRERPMTRFHPDDEATLVGLAFNLSTLKFNVVLAGFYRPFGRRPLDSFICLVFDSETNTWRRSVSSRSDEFTHMNKNQVVFVSGSLHWLTSSCLYILVLDLDNDVWRKIPLPAEVIGKGETGSGSRVHLLELGGSLSVIQISEAWMSIWVLKNYEREEWCMVDKVSLRCIKGLVASVFPISQTEEFMLMATQRQILLYHRNNRVWKEMYSVKNAYTYPLWFSAHAFQSTLFSCHQGEE; this is encoded by the coding sequence ATGGTGTTGGTAGAGGTCATCAAATCCTTCTACACCAAATCCACTTTTATCTGTGTGGATAGATTAATGGGTGTCTCCGAGTTCTCTCTGGATTTCTTAAAGGATAGAGTTAAAGTTAGAGCCTCTTGTAATGGGTTATTGTGTTGCTCTAGCATACCCAATAAGGGTGTATATTATGTCTGCAATCCAATGACTCGAGAGTTCAAGCTGCTTCCCAGGACCAGAGAAAGGCCAATGACTCGGTTCCATCCTGACGATGAAGCTACCCTTGTAGGTTTGGCGTTCAATTTATCCACCCTGAAATTCAATGTCGTCTTAGCTGGTTTTTACCGCCCTTTTGGACGTAGGCCGCTTGATTCCTTCATCTGCCTTGTTTTTGATTCGGAGACCAACACATGGAGAAGATCTGTTTCCTCCAGATCTGACGAATTCACCCATATGAACAAGAATCAAGTTGTATTCGTTAGTGGGTCTCTCCACTGGTTGACGTCCAGCTGCTTGTATATCCTTGTGCTTGATTTGGATAATGATGTTTGGAGGAAAATTCCGTTGCCAGCTGAAGTGATCGGTAAAGGTGAGACTGGAAGTGGAAGCAGAGTTCATTTGTTGGAGTTGGGAGGGTCCTTGTCTGTAATTCAGATTTCAGAAGCTTGGATGAGTatatgggttttgaaaaactATGAGAGAGAGGAATGGTGTATGGTGGACAAAGTGAGTCTCAGATGCATCAAAGGACTCGTAGCCAGTGTTTTCCCAATTAGTCAGACTGAGGAATTCATGTTAATGGCGACTCAGAGACAGATCTTGTTATACCACCGGAACAACAGAGTTTGGAAGGAGATGTATTCTGTGAAGAATGCTTATACTTATCCTTTGTGGTTCTCAGCCCATGCTTTCCAGAGCACACTTTTCTCTTGTCATCAAGGTGAAGAATAG